One Mesoplodon densirostris isolate mMesDen1 chromosome X, mMesDen1 primary haplotype, whole genome shotgun sequence genomic region harbors:
- the LOC132482112 gene encoding spindlin-2: MKTPHKKAAAGQQTREIVDGHNGSASMRKKKTSQKKQRGRPSSQPRRNIVGCRISHGWKEGNESITQWKGTVLDQVPINPSLYLVKYDGIDCVYGLELHRDERILKLKILPDKVPFSRVRDVHLANTIIGKAVEHMFEGEHGSKDGWRGMVLAQAPILKAWFYITYEKDPVLYMYQLLDDYKEGDLHIMPESSESSPKEREPEGVIDGLIGKHVEYTKEDGSKRTGKVIHQVKAKPSVYFIKFDDDFHIYVYDLVKKS, translated from the coding sequence ATGAAGACCCCTCACAAAAAGGCAGCTGCAGGGCAGCAAACCAGGGAAATTGTCGATGGCCACAATGGGTCTGCAAGTATGAGGAAGAAAAAGACTTCTCAAAAGAAGCAGAGAGGCAGACCTTCGTCCCAGCCCCGCAGGAACATCGTGGGCTGCAGGATTTCACACGGATGGAAGGAAGGCAATGAGAGCATCACCCAATGGAAAGGAACCGTTCTGGATCAGGTGCCTATAAATCCTTCTCTTTATCTGGTGAAATATGATGGAATTGACTGTGTCTATGGACTGGAACTTCACAGAGATGAAAGGATTTTAAAGCTTAAAATCCTTCCTGATAAGGTGCCATTTTCTCGAGTCAGAGATGTGCACCTTGCAAACACCATAATTGGGAAAGCTGTGGAGCATATGTTTGAGGGTGAGCATGGTTCTAAGGATGGATGGAGGGGGATGGTCTTAGCCCAAGCACCCATCTTGAAAGCCTGGTTTTATATTACCTATGAGAAAGATCCTGTCTTGTACATGTACCAGCTTTTAGATGATTATAAAGAAGGTGACCTCCATATCATGCCAGAGTCCAGTGAGTCTTCTCCAAAAGAGAGGGAGCCAGAAGGAGTTATAGATGGCCTCATAGGTAAACATGTAGAATATACCAAAGAAGATGGCTCCAAAAGGACAGGCAAAGTCATTCACCAAGTTAAAGCCAAGCCTTCTGTTTATTTCATCAAGTTTGATGATGATTTCCATATCTATGTCTATGATTTGGTGAAAAAGTCCTAA